A genomic stretch from Diachasmimorpha longicaudata isolate KC_UGA_2023 chromosome 2, iyDiaLong2, whole genome shotgun sequence includes:
- the LOC135172652 gene encoding cytokine receptor isoform X1 produces MVQLSGISAEIPWCPGNQMNDGRGKMEARVWSTPGMSASNKYSPALNYENTSDNKNRSMSQSEASRRTHLRSTCASTSRTRNKLERHDQITHCVMSAHSSDKRQLSGSKDSPGFNSSVRCNGANRTIQFDSVTDVCGIKLRRMFECHRNYSLNHLWKSLVFILFSLICISATDQCALGLKTPGRTWPAGDIVLEEGEPLRILCMLNKTYIDAEFPGKNASDLVFFRSDREMEPEFIQIINETAIEMFVEEPPPSKDMYYCKLRLNDGYSKKYEAVCLNNVVVGSAPKEPENFTCVSNNWENMTCTWDPVPNFVETRFTLAFKLLGRAGGRKLYPCPKEKDEHKLMARNRCYWDTTTNPIYRQPYEYYIFNLSAENVLGNMSVTYKFHHFAHVIPAKPTNLTVLNKTSESALLHWTVPFPMQNFPPGLHHRVTYQHQWDSRKTWQVINITNDIHMYKRSFNLTGLHYANTLYDVRVFMKSALAIGEDKWSDFSDVTFRTAPRLPGLPPRTDIGSFEITENSANRDVYLYWQAIPPYLENGDNFRYQVVRVEENGRTSLIEPNETTRTYAKFKGISFSSYRFELVTNNVVGSNPEKAVIFIPKRHDIPREPLSFTKIAFEDGLYELSWKPPIMDAEISNFTIFWCDNERDRPYQCTGFLDWVHVPALTTIYNMTVPDPKKVYQFAIATNTKRASSGMVWASCTVIHNKVVGKMKSVWINRIGSDFIEVGWKLECSDRIGIVEGFNIYYCPIITPYNVSCKGPKLNTTIRADPHTIHGTVIGLKPYTTYMISVAVLTKNGEGLHSDALYNTTMEAAPTPPRNVVVSNVTNSTMLVSWEAPAAMNGVLRYYEVHYSGNVEQVEVEMEKPTQVVLKDLLAFKNYSIYVTACTVSCSPGSSVIHTQTGIGLPGKINRIPVVRFINSSQVVVVWSKPTNPGGKLDYYQVSSKYGDIQNSSRTQSNIPIPDCKTEGRSTLHEFTVRAVNIGPNGEHLYGPWSEAGSGNCYSNGPSSLILVVIWVIAVFGGFACLFCLMHTSKRVWLKYKVMQDVEVQLPPGLAGEKLLQKVAEQHNIRQSSADSSGCSTGHESVTSSLTSDSHVSTDSGADIDPVVSSNKLLESTTTWESSSLRQRNVGTMRPSGQPDSARWDSYVKVSKPGETTLDDSLSLARSTPNLTDTSGFMMPQHNWSSTGYISMASSEELSDNPSPVPKDSDVGGYSVVGLLPKSRDKIDNYSQLASNLSEARPAAPYVTLASLESKPREKKMIDNVKNLTKFIDPPGNIETPYVQTGLIDKSISSTSRKADVMKPYVAVGALPDADTKGRLVKDESKLVARIPAAVNVSTKPYVLASSAFNILQKSGDSDETLVEESQDDSLSSEYSIFWEPDESRTDRRDEPEVKSSGYVAVRDLQKSDQPLGKVSGGFGQKMEKPLATGADEQYSKVTVAPHNMQ; encoded by the exons ATGGTGCAGCTTTCTGGGATTAGCGCCGAAATTCCGTGGTGCCCGGGTAATCAGATGAA tgatgGGAGAGGGAAAATGGAGGCGCGAGTGTGGTCAACCCCAGGAATGTCTGcctcaaataaatattcaccgGCGCTAAATTATGAGAATACCTCCGATAATAAAAATCGGAGTATGTCTCAATCAGAGGCGTCCAGGAGGACTCATCTTAGATCGACATGTGCTTCCACAAGTCGGACGAGAAACAAATTGGAACGTCACGATCAAATTACTCACTGTGTAATGAGTGCCCACTCCAGTGACAAAAGACAATTGAGTGGTTCTAAAGATTCACCGGGTTTTAATAGTAGTGTTAGATGTAATGGTGCTAACAGAACGATTCAATTCGACAGTGTCACCGATGTTTGTGGAATTAAGTTAAGACGTATGTTTGAGTGTCATCGAAATTATTCACTCAATCATCTTTGGAAGTCACTTGTATTCATATTGTTCAGCTTAATATGCATCTCGGCGACGGATCAGTGCGCTTTGGGCCTAAAAACACCAGGAC GAACCTGGCCAGCAGGTGACATTGTCCTCGAAGAGGGTGAGCCCCTGAGAATTCTCTGTATGCTGAATAAGACGTATATTGATGCCGAATTCCCGGGTAAAAATGCATCGGACCTGGTTTTTTTCCGCAGCGACAGGGAAATGGAGCCGGAGTTCATTCAAATCATTAATGAAACAGCAATTGAAATGTTTGTTGAAGAGCCACCACCATCTAAAGACATGTATTACTGTAAATTGAGGCTCAACGACGGCTACAGTAAGAAGTACGAGGCTGTATGCCTCAATAACGTCGTAGTTGGAT CCGCACCGAAAGAACCTGAAAACTTCACGTGTGTATCAAATAACTGGGAGAACATGACATGCACGTGGGATCCAGTGCCCAATTTCGTTGAGACTCGTTTTACTCTTGCCTTCAAATTACTCGGACGGGCTGGTGGACGCAAACTCTATCCCTGCCCGAAGGAGAAGGATGAGCACAAACTAATGGCGAGAAATCGATGCTACTGGGATACGACGACAAATCCGATCTATCGTCAACCCTACGAGTACTACATCTTCAATCTCAGTGCTGAAAATGTCCTGGGGAATATGTCTGTGACGTACAAGTTTCATCACTTTGCGCATG TCATTCCAGCAAAACCGACGAATCTCACGGTGTTGAATAAAACATCAGAGAGCGCTCTCCTTCACTGGACCGTGCCATTTCCAATGCAGAATTTTCCCCCAGGTTTGCATCACCGAGTTACCTATCAGCATCAGTGGGACTCCAGAAAGACTTGGCAG GTAATCAATATTACCAATGATATCCACATGTACAAGAGATCTTTCAATTTGACCGGTCTTCACTACGCCAATACCCTGTACGATGTGAGGGTTTTTATGAAGAGTGCTCTGGCTATTGGAGAAGATAAGTGGAGCGACTTCAGTGATGTTACGTTTAGAACGGCACCGAGAC TGCCTGGCTTGCCTCCACGCACAGACATTGGTAGTTTCGAGATAACCGAGAATAGTGCGAACAGAGACGTCTACTTGTACTGGCAAGCTATTCCCCCGTATCTGGAAAATGGCGATAACTTCAGATACCAAGTGGTCCGCGTCGAGGAGAACGGTAGAACATCCCTGATAGAGCCTAATGAAACAACCCGAACTTATGCCAAGTTCAAGGGCATCAGTTTCAGCAGTTATCGATTTGAATTGGTAACAAATAACGTTGTCGGCTCGAATCCAGAAAAAGCTGTAATTTTTATACCAAAGCGTCATGATATACCTCGTGAGCCCTTGTCCTTCACGAAAATTGCATTTGAGGATGGATTGTACGAGTTGTCATGGAAACCTCCGATTATGGACGCTGAGATTAGTAATTTCACCATCTTCTGGTGTGACAACGAACGCGATCGTCCCTATCAGTGCACT GGTTTCCTCGATTGGGTGCACGTTCCTGCCTTAACGACAATCTACAACATGACAGTGCCAGACCCCAAGAAGGTCTATCAATTCGCAATAGCCACGAACACTAAGCGTGCCTCGAGTGGAATGGTGTGGGCCTCCTGTACAGTGATTCACAACAAAGTCGTAGGGAAGATGAAATCAGTTTGGATAAATCGAATAGGCTCGGACTTCATCGAAGTTGGCTGGAAGCTCGAATGCTCCGACCGCATAGGCATTGTTGAAGGCTTCAACATTTACTACTGCCCGATCATAACCCCGTACAATGTGAGCTGCAAGGGACCCAAATTGAACACAACCATCAGGGCTGATCCTCACACCATCCACGGTACAGTTATAGGATTGAAACCATACACGACCTACATGATATCAGTGGCAGTCTTAACGAAAAATGGAGAGGGCTTACATAGCGATGCTCTATACAACACTACGATGGAAGCAGCCCCAACACCTCCTCGTAACGTTGTCGTCTCCAATGTCACTAATTCGACGATGTTGGTCTCATGGGAAGCCCCAGCAGCTATGAACGGAGTTCTGCGATATTACGAGGTCCATTACAGTGGAAATGTCGAACAGGTGGAGGTTGAGATGGAGAAACCGACCCAGGTCGTATTGAAGGATCTCCTGGCATTCAAGAACTACAGTATTTACGTGACCGCGTGCACAGTCTCCTGTAGTCCAGGTTCCTCAGTGATCCACACCCAGACAGGAATAGGTCTCCCAGGGAAGATAAATCGAATCCCCGTGGTACGTTTTATCAATTCAAGTCAAGTGGTAGTGGTCTGGAGTAAGCCCACAAATCCTGGTGGCAAACTCGACTACTACCAGGTATCCTCGAAATACGGTGATATTCAAAACAGCTCGAGAACCCAGTCGAACATTCCAATACCTGATTGTAAAACCGAGGGACGAAGTACCCTGCACGAGTTCACAGTGAGAGCGGTCAACATTGGACCCAACGGTGAACATCTGTATGGTCCCTGGTCAGAGGCTGGCTCTGGCAATTGCTACAGCAATGGCCCATCCTCGTTGATTCTTGTTGTAATCTGGGTAATTGCAGTCTTTGGAGGTTTTGCTTGTCTCTTCTGCCTAATGCATACATCGAAAAGAGTGTGGCTTAAGTACAAAGTCATGCAGGATGTGGAAGTGCAATTGCCACCGGGTTTGGCTGGTGAAAAACTTCTGCAAAAAGTTGCAGAACAGCACAACATCAGGCAGTCATCAGCTGATTCGAGTGGTTGCTCCACTGGACATGAGTCTGTCACGTCTTCCCTCACGTCAGATTCCCACGTATCAACTGACAGTGGAGCTGATATTGATCCAGTTGTGTCTTCGAATAAATTGCTGGAGTCAACGACAACCTGGGAGTCGTCTAGCCTTCGTCAGAGGAATGTTGGGACAATGAGGCCAAGTGGACAGCCTGATTCGGCAAGGTGGGATTCTTACGTAAAGGTTTCCAAGCCTGGGGAGACAACACTCGATGATAGTTTATCGTTGGCTCGCTCAACTCCCAATCTCACTGATACTTCTGGCTTCATGATGCCTCAGCACAACTGGTCATCTACTGGATACATCAGTATGGCCTCGTCCGAAGAATTATCAGATAATCCGAGTCCTGTGCCTAAGGATTCTGATGTTGGGGGTTACAGTGTTGTGGGATTGCTTCCAAAATCACGAGATAAAATTGATAACTACTCGCAGTTAGCTAGTAATTTATCAGAGGCTAGACCAGCCGCACCCTACGTCACTCTGGCCTCACTGGAGTCTAAGccacgtgagaaaaaaatgattgataatGTTAAGAACTTGACCAAGTTCATTGATCCACCCGGAAATATCGAGACACCTTACGTGCAAACTGGATTGATTGATAAATCCATTTCATCGACATCCAGAAAAGCCGATGTTATGAAGCCATACGTTGCTGTTGGAGCCCTTCCAGATGCGGATACAAAGGGAAGATTAGTTAAGGATGAGAGCAAACTGGTGGCCCGAATTCCAGCGGCTGTTAATGTCAGCACAAAGCCCTACGTACTAGCTTCTTCTGCCTTCAATATCCTTCAAAAAAGTGGTGACAGTGATGAGACTCTTGTGGAGGAATCACAAGATGATTCACTATCCTCAGAGTATAGTATATTTTGGGAGCCTGACGAGAGTAGAACAGACAGACGGGATGAGCCCGAGGTGAAGAGCTCTGGCTATGTTGCTGTTCGAGATCTTCAGAAATCCGATCAGCCATTGGGCAAAGTCTCTGGTGGCTTTGGACAGAAAATGGAGAAGCCATTGGCCACTGGGGCTGACGAACAGTACAGCAAAGTCACCGTTGCTCCACACAATATGCAGTGA